One Homo sapiens chromosome 3, GRCh38.p14 Primary Assembly genomic window carries:
- the TIPARP gene encoding protein mono-ADP-ribosyltransferase TIPARP isoform X2, whose amino-acid sequence MEMETTEPEPDCVVQPPSPPDDFSCQMRLSEKITPLKTCFKKKDQKRLGTGTLRSLRPILNTLLESGSLDGVFRSRNQSTDENSLHEPMMKKAMEINSSCPPAENNMSVLIPDRTNVGDQIPEAHPSTEAPERVVPIQDHSFPSETLSGTVADSTPAHFQTDLLHPVSSDVPTSPDCLDKVIDYVPGIFQENSFTIQYILDTSDKLSTELFQDKSEEASLDLVFELVNQLQYHTHQENGIEICMDFLQGTCIYGRDCLKHHTVLPYHWQIKRTTTQKWQSVFNDSQEHLERFYCNPENDRMRMKYGLQNFAEQRLPLHLHEANFQSAEYFSILRCCVSWQQDADNGMLSLAERFTNKLEQPRFTWLPHYLAKAINLCGQACKAGLSVQIAHNQEVCVQLCICRSWNQQSLDSEIMNGSCLSHCFQ is encoded by the exons ATGGAAATGGAAACCACCGAACCTGAGCCAGACTGTGTAGTgcagcctccctctcctcctgaTGACTTTTCATGCCAAATGAGACTCTCTGAGAAGATCACTCCATTGAAGActtgttttaagaaaaaggatCAGAAAAGATTGGGAACTGGAACCCTGAGGTCTTTGAGGCCAATATTAAACACTCTTCTAGAATCTGGCTCACTTGATGGGGTTTTTAGATCTAGGAACCAGAGTACAGATGAGAACAGCTTACATGAACCTATGATGAAGAAAGCCATGGAAATCAATTCATCATGCCCACCAGCAGAAAATAATATGTCTGTTCTGATTCCTGATAGGACAAATGTTGGGGACCAGATACCGGAAGCCCATCCTTCCACTGAAGCTCCAGAACGAGTGGTTCCAATCCAAGATCACAGCTTTCCATCAGAAACCCTCAGTGGGACGGTGGCAGATTCCACACCAGCTCACTTCCAGACTGATCTTTTGCACCCAGTTTCAAGTGATGTTCCTACTAGTCCTGACTGCTTAGACAAAGTCATAGATTATGTTCCAGGCATTTTCCAAGAAAACAGTTTTACAATCCAATACATTCTGGACACCAGTGATAAGCTGAGTACTGAGCTCTTTCAGGACAAAAGTGAAGAGGCTTCCCTTGACCTCGTGTTTGAGCTGGTGAACCAGTTGCAGTACCACACTCACCAAGAGAACGGAATTGAAATTTGCATGGACTTTCTGCAAGGCACTTGTATTTATGGCAGGGATTGTTTGAAGCACCACACTGTCTTGCCATATCATTGGCAGATCAAAAGGACAACTACTCAAAAGTGGCAGAGTGTATTCAATGATTCTCAGGAGCACTTGGAAAGATTTTACTGTAACCCAGAAAATGATAGAATGAGAATGAAGTATGG ATTGCAAAACTTTGCAGAACAGcggctcccacttcaccttcatGAAGCAAATTTCCAGTCTGCTGAGTACTTCAGCATCTTG CGATGTTGTGTTTCCTGGCAACAAGATGCAGATAACGGCATGTTGAGCCTTGCTGAGAGATTCACAAACAAGCTGGAGCAGCCCAGGTTCACATGGTTACCACATTATTTGGCTAAAGCTATTAATCTCTGTGGTCAGGCCTGTAAAGCTGGTCTATCTGTGCAGATTGCGCATAACCAGGAAGTGTGTGTTCAGCTGTGTATATGTCGAAGTTGGAACCAGCAGTCTTTGGATTCAGAAATAATGAATGGCAGTTGTTTATCCCACTGTTTTCAGTAG